Proteins encoded by one window of Camelus bactrianus isolate YW-2024 breed Bactrian camel chromosome 9, ASM4877302v1, whole genome shotgun sequence:
- the LOC123618789 gene encoding vomeronasal type-1 receptor 1-like codes for MGSANLDAGTAFLTQTGAGILGNSFLFSLLSFTPLTGHKLTPTDMIRHQLGLASSLVLFSRGIPQTMAEFGWKNFLDDAGCKPVVYLHRVARGVSLSPTCLLNGFQAVKLCLRTCIFFSFDAVCLGRITWARGSTVILLTRHKQRGQHVLSSSRSARASHEARATRTIPALASAFVFYSFSCTSALYVTLTASPGQRLVDLPVFLASCFPTLSPFLLIASDIRISRLFFDFWARISFIADLPKQL; via the exons ATGGGCTCTGCCAACCTGGACGCAGGGACTGCCTTCCTCACTCAGACGGGAGCTGGGATCCTGGGCAactccttcctcttcagtcttcTTAGCTTCACTCCGCTCACTGGACACAAGCTGACACCCACAGACATGATACGCCACCAGCTGGGCTTAGCCAGCAGCTTGGTCCTTTTCTCCAGAGGGATCCCACAGACAATGGCAGAGTTTGGATGGAAAAATTTCCTGGACGATGCTGGGTGTAAACCTGTCGTGTATTTACACAGAGTGGCCAGAGGGGTgtccctcagccccacctgcctcctcAATGGTTTCCAGGCCGTTAAGCTCTGTTTGAGGACCT GCATATTCTTCTCCTTTGATGCTGTATGTCTGGGCCGCATCACGTGGGCTAGAGGCTCCACGGTCATCCTCCTGACCAGACACAAGCAGCGAGGCCAGCACGTCCTCAGCAGCAGCCGCTCCGCCCGAGCCTCCCACGAGGCCCGAGCCACGCGCACCATCCCGGCCCTGGCGAGCGCCTTTGTCTTCTACTCGTTCTCTTGCACTTCAGCTCTTTATGTCACGCTCACGGCGTCACCAGGTCAGCGGCTGGTAGACCTCCCCGTGTTCCTGGCTTCGTGCTTCCCGACTCTTAGTCCCTTTTTGCTCATCGCCAGTGACATCCGTATCTCACGACTCTTCTTTGATTTCTGGGCCAGAATTTCATTTATTGCTGATCTGCCTAAACAGCTATAA